Genomic window (Cyprinus carpio isolate SPL01 chromosome B7, ASM1834038v1, whole genome shotgun sequence):
aaatacatttttaataaatattccaTATACTAGATCTAAAGTACATCTGAAGTGCACATTCAATGCAATTAAGCACTTATTTTACAGAAGGGAATGctgaattaaatcaaattaaaatgcctcatttaatgattaatgtgtatatgaatgtataaCTGTATAAAAGGATTGCAAAATATTTAAGTCAGAATACAGAGGTACTTTTGAGTCCTCAATGGAGAAAGATTGCTTTTCATGACATCAGCCAACAGggccattatttttgcaatttactGACATTAGCGGCACAGAAATTATTCAGATGTAGAAAGACTGCAGTGGGTTGTGTGCATGTCAGATTATAAATAACTGCtccatgtgttttttgttgtaggTCAGCAGCAGCAGTCGGGTAACACAGAGCGATCTGAAGCCAGCTGCGCTGTACCCATGGAGACACAGGAGTGCAGGTCCACAGGTCAGGGTCAAGAGAGACTGGATCATTCCACCAATCAGAGTATCAGAAAACAGCAAACAGGTCCCTGAAGATCTGGTCCAGGTAAACACACAGCCCACCATTAGTTGCTCAACATAGATCTGAAAAagatactgtgtaaaaaaaaaaaaaaatcagtgatcaCTGGAGTATACTAATTTAAAGAggtaatgtatttttatgaatataactaTCCAACAACAAAATTAGtactttatttgttatattattctggtttaaaacaattacaaaaatatcacaaagagctaaatttttataatatatgcaacaaaataaaagaattagCAAGGCTCtgtgtgtaacacacacacacacacacacacacacacacacacacacacacacacatagtaaatATCTGGTATAACATGTAATATATCCTCACACTCTATGAGTAGATATAAGCTGTTTACCATACGGCTGTAACACGTTCCATGTCCACTCTCACAGATCAAATCAGACAAGATTTTCACCGGGGAGGTGATATACATGCTGGAGGGACCCGGGGTTGACCAGGACCCCAAAGGCCTCTTTGAAATTGATGAAAAAACAGGATGGATCAAGAGCAAAATGCCACTAGACAGGGAAAAACACAAGAGCTTTAAGGTAAACATGCTTGTTggaattgtgtttttataatgaaGTCATGAACAGAACCGAAGTCTGAGACCGCTGGTGAAAATGGGAAGCttctattgcatttttaatgaaattgaaTAATTGTGACCAAGAAATAATGTAGAACAGTATCCATTATATGatgttaaaatatatagtatatataaaatatactaattttATGTCTtaagctttctttcttttgaattttttatttttttttcacaattataatactgttttttttccatatttacaGTATGGTCCCAAACTTATGAACCCCACTAGAGCTAACAGATAAGAGATTCTAAGCTGAAGCTTGATGAATTATgtgatatttttgaataaattatatgtataatgtCCTCAGCTCAAAGCTTTTGCACTTTCCCCAAGTGGAGAGAGACTGGAAAGTCCCACCACGATTGAAATCTACGTTTTGGATCAGAATGACCACAGGCCTGAATTTACCCAGAAGGAGTTTGTTGGCACTATCCCAGAATTCTCTGTTCCAGGTAAGATacgcatttcaaataaatattttacataaaagaagaaaacacTGTCACATCAATGCAATGGATAATTATATCATCACCTTAATTTCCACTGAACCgtgtatgtttttctttcttcttctcaaaTTTTGTTATTGTAGGCTGTTCTATTCCATATTCCACATCGCATGTTTAAAATACATGCAAGCATCAATTAAGTTCATGCAGcatgtcttcttcttcttctttggtgtCGAGTGCACTGTATTTCTGGTTGTAAGCAAACAAAGATATAATTGCGTATCATAAATGGATCAGGACCTCATAATGAGGACATGACtgtttttgtaaagtaaaaactTAGATTTTGTTctattcctcacacaaagctatcatattgGTTTAGaagtcttggaatatatgacacAAGTCATACAGATCACTTTTATAGTACCTTCTGGTACTTTTTGGAACTTCAGCAGTCAGGGTCACCATCCAGTTTCATTGGATGGCAATTCTgttaaatatcttctttcataTTTTACAGGAATTTagaatttttagtgaattgtgcCTTGACGTCAGGCAGTCAGACTACACATAAGTATCATAACTGTTATGTGTGTGGCTCTCTGTCATCAGGAACTTCAGTAATGCAGGTTACAGCGATAGATTCTGATGATCCAATGACAGAAAACGCAGCTCTGAGCTACTTCATTGTTGGACAAGAGAGTATCCCTCCTCACAGCATCAATAAGACCATGTTTGGCATTAACAACAAAACTGGAGTCATCTACACTCGGGATGTGGGACTAGACAGAGATGTGCGTTATATTGTGTCTCAGAAATAAACAGcacagacaaaaatactgatttcaAAGTCTGAACAAAGAAAGCAGTAACATGCCCTGATGTGTTGTCAGGTGGTGCAGTCCTTCAAGCTGACTCTGCAGGTGGCTGACATGTCTGGAATGGGCCTAACCTCCACCGGTCGTGCCATCATTCACATCTCTGACATCAATAACCATGCTCCGAAATTCCATCCTACCATGGTatgtaacaacaaaaaaacaattgaaaacatGCAGAGTCTGTGATGTTCACTTGATCATTGTTTTCTGAGCTCTTGGTCCAATTCTGTGACTGCAGTACAACATGAATGCAATGGAGAACAAGAACATTGCGGAATTGGGCAGGGTCAATGCGACAGATAAGGACCAGAAAGGTGGAGATAACTGGAAGATTAAGTACACCATTGTAAATCCTTCAGGGCACTTTGCTATCCGCACAGACCCAGTTTCCAACCAAGGCATCATTTCTGTGGCTAAGGTGAGATTACTGCCACAAATGTGATAAATTTAATACTGTAGCCATGGGACTATCAAAATCAGTTACTGGCCAATTTCGACTGGCAAACCAAGCTTGtcccatttttaaaatagatttaatgtGAAACCTTAAGATTAACATATTCATAATAAAGCCAGAAAgcttcagttttgattttagggggactttaaagggatactccaccccaaaatgaaaattttgtcattaatcacttacccccatgtcgttctaaacccgtaaaagctccgttcgtcttcagaacacaatttaagaaatttttggatgaaaaccgggaggcctgtgactgtcccatagactgccaagtaaataacagtgacaaggtccataaaaagtatgaaagtcatcatcagaatactctatctgctatcagacgtgcaatctgggatatatgaagaaaacaaaagaaaacgactttattcaacaatttctttgtcaacagtctcctctgtgtctctccatatcaccatatacTGCGTACACTCTTCtatatcatccgcgccacaaggatgcgctgttttctttcaaatcaaagctaaatacacgtagaaacagcgcatctttgtggcgcggatgatatagaagagcatacgcagcatacagtgatatggagagacacagagtcacttcatataacccagattgcacgtctgatggcagatggagtattctgacaacgattTTCATACCCTTTATGGATCTTTACACTgttttttacttggcagtctatgggacagtcacaagtctcccggttttcatccaaaatatcttaaattgtgttccgtagatatacgaagcttttacgggtttggaacgacatggggggaaagtgattaatgacacaattttcattttggggtggagtatcctttgaAGGCTAAGTATTCATCATACATTAAATCCATTAAATCAACtaaaaatagcacaaaacaaaagcatttctcAGCTGAACTCTGATttgacagtgttaaacatgatgtataataataataaaaaaaaatgattttacattaaaaagctacgttcttaaaaacatttaactacaaattttaaaatgcaatctaaatgtgagcctaaatcaacatttacatttagccattTATAGTACAAtggtttaatttacataaaatgtaatagtTTGAGGTTTCATCCCTTCTCTTTCTCATCAGCCCATACCTCAGAAAACTGTGATTGTGTTTCTTATTATTTCTACactacatttcaaatgcaatgtctCTACTCTCTTGCAGCCACTAGACTATGAATCCCAGGCAGAGTACCGGCTCATTGTCAAAGCAGAGAATGAAGTCAGGCTTAAATCCccatacaaacaaatacacagtGCTACAGTCACCGTCAGAGTGATGAATGAGAACGAGGCTCCAGTCTTCTATAAAAATCCTATTAAAGTGACTGTTGCAGAGTCCATTGTTCCCGGTACTGTCCTGGTCTCAGATATTGCTCACGATCCAGATAATTCCAAGCTAAGGTGAGGCTTACTTATCTGTACCATCAttccacacacacttttattttgcaCAGCACAATGAAGCCATGTAGGAGATGTTCTTGGATCGACATCCTTTGTCAGTTCTGGAACAGCATTCTTATCAAGCAACCATGTGCAATACCCTTGAGCTTATgctactcataaaaaaaaaaggattgatttattgattgattgaagaATGTTATTAACTCAAAACCTCATTTGATTGGTAGATTAATAACAAGGATATTGATTTTAGGAACATGAATCTGTATACTTAAGTGTAAAAAGTTCACtttttaataatatcaaattaaaagtttaaagtacattttaaattccattgtcctcatttgtaagtcgctttggataaaagagtctgcttaaagactaaatgtaaatgtaaatcacttATTTATTAGTCTTTAGATATGCTTATGCTtaagaagtacatttatttttatgtgttgactaacaaactaaaacacatgtaaaaaaaaattataaataattttaactgtatagtgagatattaatatattttaaatatcacaatttgtaatcacaaatacatacattagaaataaaatttcTAGTATAGTTTAGAATAGTATAGTTtagtatacattaaatatatttataaaattggtgtagaaaacattttcacttagaaattgctcataattttcactattaattgaaaagaaatagcaagtaacatGCTAAATCAAACATGAAATTAGAAAGTAGAAACATATAAAGACTGAaactttcttgtaaaatgtaccccaaaaatctttatttacaattttgaaaaattatttcgTAAATATTCTacagtactttaaccatatttcaaagacaacagcagtaataatgaaattacatgtaaatatgtacTTAAGTTCTCATTTTCATGAGTTAACAGCACTCTCTAGTTTAACTAATTccatttaatatcaatttaaaatataaatagtaaatatatattagcTTAGTCATAGGtgcatcttaaaaataaaggtgcttcaaaaggttcttcaagcgatgccatatagaagaaccatttttagttccacaaagaaccattcagtcataGGTTCtctaaagaaccatctctttcttacctttttataatctgaagaacctttattcaccacaaagaacctctTGTGAAAtagaaaggttctttatggaaccatttacaCAAAAAGGTTTTTCTGTGGCACTGTGAAACACCTTTATTTAAGAGTGTAACATGCAGTTAATTGTCCCAAAAACAGTTCACacttataaattaattacagtattAATTCTGTAATAAGTGATCttcttttttcacaagggaaaGATTACATACATGAATCCTTATGCACtgtatgttattaattttatgtctAGTGACCTACTTAGGATTGAGAATTTTTGTTCAGGTTTGAAATCATTCAGGATCCTGAGAGTTGGCTTGCTATTAACCATGCAACTGGACAAATCACAGCCAGGAGATCCTTCAACATCCGGTCTCCCCATGTCAGAAACAACATTTACTCTGCTATTGTGAAAGTCATAGATCAGGGTGAGCACCTCAGACTTGAAGTACCAAAAATCTGATACTGTGACTATGCCATCACAAAATAACCAGTGTgcctttgttttaataaaaatggcaatCATTCATAAGATAACTCTCTTTTCAGATGCTGATGGTATCTCTGCAACAGCTACATTGGAGGTCAATCTGTGGGAGACCAATGATTACCCACCAGTGCTCATACCCTTGAGTGGGACAGTGTGCAGTGATCAGGACAGAGATAAACTGGGCCTTCTGCTTAGTGCTGTGGATGAGGACATGTCCCCTCAAGCTGACCCCTTCACTTTTTACATTGCTGATCAAAACGTGGCTGCCAACTGGACCATCATAACTCTTAATGGTAAAACATgagacatacatttattttttatatctttgtaCCCTGCTGAAAGCCAACTTAGATTAGTATGAAAGTCCTTGCTGGTCCTGGTTGATCTGGGTGCTGGTTTGGTGCAAGTATACCTGGTGCACCAGCATAGCCATAGTGAGATGGTTAAGCCAGTTAACCAGCATGGTCTTTCAGGTGGAACTGGTCAATAAAGTAAGTCTTGGATAATCAAGCTAGTTAAGAAGCCAGGAGTGGAAACAGACTGGTTTATGCTAGTTCGGTACTCTTCTAGATGTTGTTTTATTGGTCTTTGTTGAAGCTGGAACTAGAAATCTTGCTGATTTGAAGTTctgacaggtggagctggggaaggtgaagggtttTTGAAGCAAACTGCACTGCTACGGCAAGCTCTAGTCATATATTCGAATGCTGAGCAGCGAGTTCATTGGCTACCagtacaggagagaaccaatcagctgtgccatgtgataatgatgtcattacgtcatattgagttagacctatcggactgcgccatctagagtttcatgctaGAACTATTTAAGAAGACTGCTGCATTTTTAAGATTAGATTGCACATCATATTTAGAGaaaaccttaatcaaacacacttgaacaaGCTAATGAAGGTATTCAGGATTATTAGAAAGGCAGGTGAGTCTGATCAAGGTTGGATCTAAACTCTACAGAAAAGTGGACCTCAAGGGCCAGACTTTAGAGCAAGGGTAGCTAACCCTTCTCCTGGAGGGCGACCATCGTGCAGAATTTAGCACTAAACTCGATCAAACGCACCTGCCTTTTCCTTTCTAGCAGTTCTGaccttgatattttttttttatttttttattattatataatattataatattaatatttatatgagtagggttggagcaaaactctgcaggaaattGAACTTCAAGTGTAGCTAACCCTGCACTTGGAGGGCTTGTTAAGATGAATTTGAAAAGGGTTGGAATAAAACTCTGAAGAAAAGTGGatcttgagggccagagttgagaatcACTAGTTCAAAATAAGGGTAGCCAACCTGGCTTCTTGAGGGTTTACCATCCTCCAAccataatcaaaaatatttgaagCTAATAAAAGTGCTCAGGATTACCTGAAAAtaacaggcaggtgtgttgaagaAAGGTTGGAAGTTAAGTCTGCAGGAGGATAGGTAGACCAATAGGAGCAGGGTTGGCTGCCCTTGCTTTAGAAACAGATTTCACAGAGTGTACTTTGATTTCTAAGACCCTCTTGTTTCTGGTTCTGTCTCTTTACATGTCCGTTACCAGAGACCCATGCGGTTCTCCATCCACTGATAGACATAGAGAAAGGGGAATTCTCTATTCCTGTGGTCGTATCAGACTCTGGCTCTCCTTCCCTTTCCTCTAATGCTCTGGTCAACGTGACTGTATGTTCCTGTGACAGTTTCGGTGACTGCAAGAGCTACACTGCAGCCGTCTTTGGAACCAAAATGGGAATAAGCTTCATTGCCCTTATGATTATTATGGGATGCATTGCTCTTCTGTTGTGTAAGTAAACACTATATTTATGTGAACATGCATAAGCTGTAGAAGATGTACTTGAAATTTGTtctaataaatctttttttttttcagttctgattGTTCTTGCTGTGGCGGTGAATGGCTGCACAAGGCAGAACATTAGAAAAGGAGGAGGTCTGCTGGTTGGAGTGTCTGATGATGACATCAGAGACAATGTCTTTCACTATGATGAGCagggaggaggagaagaggatgAAGTAAGAGCAATGacaaaatttaatacatttgatttaacatgtaaatacattgtaTTCCGAACTAGAaagtgaatatataaaatatatcatgcaAAGATCACGCAACATAGGAGCAGATGTGGAGAGTAACTTACAGGAAGGACATACTATGATTTGTACACAGTATGTGCACTTTGCCAATTCTGCATATACTGTACTGCAGAATGGCCTactaaaattatcaaaatgaataGTAAACAACACAGCACACCAAATAAattttttcacacagcaggattaaaatgaaaaactttttttctaaaataaatagacACTACTCGCTAAATTATATGCCTACATTGTGTGGTGAGCTCATATGCATTACACAGTGGTATCCCATTCATCATAGGATGAGCATTGAACATAGCTCCTGTCTGAGTCAAAGACTTTGATTTATCCTGGGGATTTTGCCCATCTGACACATGGATCCTAGAGTGATTGAGTGGACAGATGTATAGGGCCTTCTGACCCACATTAAATGCTTGCAAAATCCGTTTTCAATCTTTTAGTTCAGTCAATTATAATAAAGCTGAAtgtttgttggattttttttttctgctttgagGTGAAATGTTAAACTTCCTGAAATACCTAAAGCGGTTTCTCTCCTATAGGATGCATTTAATATTGATTTTCTGAGGAACCCAAGAGACATGGTCCCTGCCCCAGCCTCATTTTTCCCACAAAACTGCAGCCTGCCCAGAGGAAAACAACCTCTAAGAAAAGATGCACCCCATAACCTACCTTCTCCTACATATCCACGCAAACCTCCCGGAGACCCAACAGACATAGAAGATTTCATCAATGTTgtaagtgaggtttttttttttaattattattattatttttttaatataagaattaAGATTCTTTCTGGAATATTTGTGAGTAATATTAGGAAATTTCCTTAGCATTTACTTTGAAAAGgttagtaaaaagtaaaatattagttAGTGCTATTTTTACTCTAAGTTTGGAAATTACAAATTTAATAGCTAAATCAAGAAAacaaaattcaagaaaaaaaaaaaactacattgtaAAAGAATCGAATCAAAGGCATATATAAAACTTTATGTGAcccttaaaatataattaagatGAATGTAGACACATTCTCTGACTGCTATGCAATTACCAATGAAAatcaaatgcactttttttcattttttctgctTCACCTCAACAGGGGCTTGACGCTGCTGACAATGACCCTAACGTCCCACCATATGATACAGCTCTGATCTATGACTATGAGGGCGATGGGTCGGTAGCAGGCAGCCTTAGCTCTATCGCTTCCATGGGCTCAGACGATGACCAGGACTATGACTACCTCAATGACTGGGGACCAAGGTTTAAAAAACTGGCTAACATGTACGACCCACGCTAGGCAGCAGACTGAAATGTCCCATCTTCAATATGAGAGAGTGGTCATGATGTAAGGACGAGGGGGCGGAGTACATTGTTGATATTGTAGATAAATGGGGGTCTCTATCTATTCTCCAGTGATCAGTGTAAAGGTCATCATTGTCAAAAAGAGACTGCACACACTGTCTTTTTCCTTTCCTTCATGGGTCAGTGAACTATTTCAACATGCTGATGTGATGTGCTTACTGTGGGCAAGAGTGTAAATGGCTCACATTGTGAAAGCACCAACTGGAGGGAGGAACCATGTTAGTGCATACTGATTACACATGGTGCAAAAAGAGATGCCTTGTTCATAAACCATGCGTCATGTTCTTGAGAGATTATTTTAGCTGATGACCAATACAGAGGTATGCTAAGCATGTGAGGTACACagaaggaataattcacccaaaaaagaaattgATATTCATAAATTGTCATTTACTTATAATCAAAAttctaaacccatatgactttctttcatatATCGAACACAGAAGGATGTTTTATATGTTGGTAAGCTTCAGAGCTGCTcttttctatgtatataaaaaGATATTGTCAAATATGGTGCATCAAGTTACATAGTGCCAAATTTGAATAGTAGTAACACCAAAGGACACTGGTTTTAGTGTATAAAGATGAGAGTGAAAGCACCAATGAGAAATATTCAATTGtatgcaatcaaaaaaaaaaaaaaacactcaatggTAGGTATATATCCCTCATGTTTTCCACCCATGGAAACCTTTAGTTGTACGGAAAACAGCAGCTCCCAAATTATATATTCTTGTGTATGCATTAATTGTTCAATATCTACTTTTAAGACAGATCGACTGATAAAATGATTTATTCCTTTTATACATTGTTAGTATCTTGTGTAATAATTGTGCTTGTAATACTATTTTTGCTTGCCTGCAGTTAATGTcagtaagaaaaacaaagacatttaaagaTAATTAATATTAGGAATAATTATCATTTTCATATGCAGCATATTAACAGTTTGCCAAATGAATGATgccttaaatgtattttttttcgtTCCCCTCAAGAACAAGTTTTTCCTAATTACATAATGCCTATTGTAATAATTTTGGTAGTTTCTGTGTTTCTCAGTTTTGAACtacatagttttgtttttaatatttatttcataataaaatgtgaaatgttgtcGTTATCTTTTCTTTTAGTTATGAATAAAAGACTGGAATGATACCAGtctgtatttttcataataataaaaaaaacaaaaaacatttagtcATCTGCCAAAAACATTTACGATCAAtggtaaaataaaactaataatgataactaaataaagctaattggtaaaaaaaaaactgacattcaaaacaattttttcataatttattgcaTATGGTGCAGAATATCCACTGACATCACAAGATGATCTCAGACATACCACTGGCAATGCTTATCTGGTCTAACGAACCGGTTTCTTAGGCAACTAAGAGCTGATCTGTATGGTCTGGAAAGAAGCTCAAAAAGCATTCATGAACTTCTCAAAGGAGGTATCTACTACTCTTTAAGAGAGAGCtaccttattaaaaaaaacactttaaattttaCCCTTTAATGTTTGATTGATGCttgtaagttgttgttgtttgtcgtaaagacatttcaaatataattaCTGCTCAATGATCAGCCTAAATCAAGCACATACGTTGCCATTATTTTTCAGGCAATCAGAGCAGAACGGAGCTGGAACATCAAGGGCAAGAATagcatttttttcccttaaaaaaaaaaaaaaaaaaaaaaaaatcacactgattcTCAAAGGCAGCCGATCCACTCTTGAACTTCCACGTGTGCCCGTTAAAGGCTGTTTACACATGTGAATGTGACTGCGCGTGTTGTGGAGCTCACGCTGGACTCAGGTTGATGTCATCATCTTTGTCTTTGCGGAGGGGTCTCTGGGGTCTGCGTGGCTCATCTTCACCAGTGTCCTGCTTGTCTCTTTCAGCCTCCACCCAGCTTTGAGGGGCAATCATCTTTTTGGGTCCAAACGGAGGAGGTCCCAGCAAAGCCTCAATGTCATCATAGTTGACCACCTCTCTCTCCAGCAGGGTATTAGCCAGctgaaaacacagcaaacaacaacaatgcaACAAGTCATCATGCAAgccaaaaaaagtaataaaaaaggcTATACTATCATGATTTTCTACCTAGTTTGACCATTTTTAgcttctgtaatatatatatatatatatatatatatatattacttaaaatcTTATGTACATGAGAATGGAACAAAAAGTGAGTGTATTATGAGtataaaataagagaaaatgagaaattacTGAATCAGCTAAGATGATTTGGAGCCACAGTTAGAAAATATTcttaagaaaaaatacatattttttcccccttattttCTAACTTTTGTTAAACTGCATTCTGCATtcccaaaaaaacatttcttaagaaTGACATATTTTTTGAAGATCTAAagcttaaaaggatagttcaacttcagttgctggtccccatttaattttttcttcttctccatactatggaagtcagtggggaccagcgactgaaggtgaactatccctttaagatcttaaaaacaaaaaaaaacaaacaaacaaaaaaaaaggtctgcTGTTGACTGGTTGTCAAAATGTAAACAATCATCAGTCATGATTTATTAACAACTCTACAAAAACGATTGatataatgcattcatttttaattctattACGGAGATATAATTTTTGGCAGCATTCAGCACTTATGATATTGTGTATTCTCACTCTAGCAaagtaactatttaaaaatacagagcccattaaaaaaatgctaaataaattctgAACTCCCTTCAAGCCAGTCGTGATGAAAATAGTATGCATGTTATGATTATCTGCATGACAAAAAGAtggtctttaaagtgtttttcagTGAGTCTTC
Coding sequences:
- the cdh15 gene encoding cadherin-15 translates to MMKAVAVLGALLAVACQVSSSSRVTQSDLKPAALYPWRHRSAGPQVRVKRDWIIPPIRVSENSKQVPEDLVQIKSDKIFTGEVIYMLEGPGVDQDPKGLFEIDEKTGWIKSKMPLDREKHKSFKLKAFALSPSGERLESPTTIEIYVLDQNDHRPEFTQKEFVGTIPEFSVPGTSVMQVTAIDSDDPMTENAALSYFIVGQESIPPHSINKTMFGINNKTGVIYTRDVGLDRDVVQSFKLTLQVADMSGMGLTSTGRAIIHISDINNHAPKFHPTMYNMNAMENKNIAELGRVNATDKDQKGGDNWKIKYTIVNPSGHFAIRTDPVSNQGIISVAKPLDYESQAEYRLIVKAENEVRLKSPYKQIHSATVTVRVMNENEAPVFYKNPIKVTVAESIVPGTVLVSDIAHDPDNSKLRFEIIQDPESWLAINHATGQITARRSFNIRSPHVRNNIYSAIVKVIDQDADGISATATLEVNLWETNDYPPVLIPLSGTVCSDQDRDKLGLLLSAVDEDMSPQADPFTFYIADQNVAANWTIITLNETHAVLHPLIDIEKGEFSIPVVVSDSGSPSLSSNALVNVTVCSCDSFGDCKSYTAAVFGTKMGISFIALMIIMGCIALLLFLIVLAVAVNGCTRQNIRKGGGLLVGVSDDDIRDNVFHYDEQGGGEEDEDAFNIDFLRNPRDMVPAPASFFPQNCSLPRGKQPLRKDAPHNLPSPTYPRKPPGDPTDIEDFINVGLDAADNDPNVPPYDTALIYDYEGDGSVAGSLSSIASMGSDDDQDYDYLNDWGPRFKKLANMYDPR